A window of Punica granatum isolate Tunisia-2019 chromosome 8, ASM765513v2, whole genome shotgun sequence genomic DNA:
ATGGCTCTAATAAACATGATTAGACCCCCTAATCACTCTCTCGAATCCCCCTAATCACTCTCACAatcatctttttctttcttaatttggGCACAGATTTGACCATTCGTATACTCCTATATTTTGTTGATGAAAATATGCTAAATTTCTAACATTATTGTATCTTAAATCGTTGTATaatagacaaaaaaaaatcttaaagaTTTCAAATCTCCTATATCTAGAGCAAGACtaatgttttaaaaaatctcaatgccaaaataaaagaaggagCCAAACATCTTTGACATACATGGAGTAGACAATATCATCAGTATTATCGATCAACTAATCTTATTCATCATAACATCTTTTTAAGATTAAACAACTAATCCTTGCAtaggctttttttttatgaaattattagtCATAGAattgcaaaatgttttgaaactTATGATAGGACTAGGAAAACTCATGGGACGGGGATATGAAGTTTAGGACGtgcactttcatttatttatttagtttttttctacttttttataattttgcaTTCATTTTAAGTTTAATATCTATgttcataataattttctatggtgaaactttttaataattctatATTAAATATGAGTTGCctttattctaataatagACTTAAATATCCGCGCCATTTGATCATGCTTCCAattcaaacttttcttttttatttggtttcataatcttttaatttatgaatatataatgagtaCACAGTAAGTCAAATATCTAAAATTAAGTTTaacttaatataaaaaatttgctattttataattttttttatatttttcaggTCATATTGTAAAGCAATTAAAATAAACCGTGGTATTAAGGGCTATATACATACAATCATACGCAATAAATTACCAATGACaataaattgagaaagaaaattatagaTTTGGGAGAATGATTTgtgttttcatatttattaaaGTCATAGAGATGCAattgaggataatttggtccaacaAGTAACAAATGGAATGTATTAGCCAATCAGGGGTGGAAATAGCCCCGGCCATTAAATTATTacatatttcttattttattactATAAGCAATAtcaaatatatctatatatatttatttatttataacaGAATATAATCCcagtaataatatatataggaagATAGGGGAGggataatcatttttttaacgCAAGTAATATgctacctttttttttaatctaagCAAAATAACAGAAAAAGAAGGTCAATTGGGTGGAAATTAAGAATTCAGAGAACTCTGGCTTTGACCCGTAATTAATACCTCTGACGtagttatataaaaaaaaaacacctgACGTAGCTTTTAATTAATTCGGCAAtctccaaaaaataaaaagcacaATTAatgttaataataattaaaaaattattaactgTTTATGTGATTAATGAAACCGACTGTCAGCTTATTGACACCAAATTATTATCAATACCGACATTTTTCAGGTGGGCAGATACTATTGACTAATTCAACATTACGTCagtttataattttcaattccaaATCTTACGTCGGTTTCCAAATGGTCTATGTCGAAGAAATTGAGCATGCCACGAGTTCATCTCGAGTAGGACCCGTGTATGGACACCCTTTGAACCAAGGTCCCCACTTTCGGAAAATTCCGCAACGGTACTACCTCGTTAGATGACGCGAATACACCAATAAACGGATGAAAATTGACTAGCTTATTAATATATGATCGATGGGTCTTGACTTTGTTAAgtaagaatatattttttttcaattataaaagagTTTTATGGTCTTGTACAGGAATAGAAAAGACGAAATGAACACTACAAAAGTTCTAGAGTGAGGATCAAACTCAATATCTTTTAGGTCTGGTCCGACGACTTTTGTCACTGTATCAAACTTTTTctttatgaataaaataatttaatgagTTCTCGTCATGTTATTATAAGGAAGAACGAATTAAAGATTTTATCACTATTTGGAGAcgtatttttaaataataatcacATATAATCTGATGTTTTTCCTCTGTGTTAGAATTTGTGAACGCATCATCTTAGTAATATTTGTTTTTCCTATATTTGTGCTGCATTACTTCTCTATTAAAAAGTCGACAAAGAATTAGCTTTGTATGTTGATTTATGGACTGAATGGAGAATCTCATTTCTCAGTTTTCACTAGAATTCATATAAAAATGTTATACGTCAAGATTAGGATTTCATTATTAGAAGGATTCCTACAATTGTATTGTGTTGTATTCAATGTATTTATCAATTCTGTAATTCTGGTgaatctattttttatttttttgcctactcttattttttttcttggatatTTTTCCTCTTATACTTTTTATCTAGTcgagaaaaagcaaaaaaagaatcacttttttttttcaatttttattttattttattttattttatataggaTCTTAATTGTGAAGGACCCAAAGGCCGAAAGCTTCCATTCCATGGATTAGCTGTGAACCCCACATGGATGATGACTGAGACAGAGAACAAAAGCATCCGATAAAAGACATTGTATCGTCTGTCCATTAATTCTCATAGAcagcatatatgtatatttattcttaatatatgtatttgttCTTAATTGAAACATTCGGCTTTGTTGTTGGCATCGCCGCTCTGGCTTTTCCAATTAATCttctcattttccttttacaTAATATTTCCTTGTGATTTCGAGTCTGTTCGCGACAAAATAAGTTATCATATCGCAATTTCTGCAGTCGTGGTGGCACCGATACATGTCGTTTATGTCACTGTTTCTATTGATTGCCGAACATCTATGTTGTTTTCAATCGGTACGTATTGGAAAGATAGAAGGACCAATAATCAATAGATGTCTCGTGACTGGATATAGGTACAATAATCTTGTCCATGATGATTATTAACCTTTATAGCTGTTCATCGACTTTATGCAGCCCTGTCACCAGATGTTTTTGTTTGCAATAcacacaaacatatatatgtgttttaTGGCGATCATCGCTTAGTCGGATTTTTTGAACTGTAGTAAGGACCGATTAATATATTCAAAACTTTAACGGCGGTTATGCGTACATCAAAAGAAAACACATGTACGGACAGTTACTCGACTTCATTGTTCGTGCACATGGATTGTGTCAAGGCCGTGGACTGTGCAGGAAGCCACACGGGCCTGGATAACTCTTTAGCCAATCGACATTACTGGTTTATGCACGAATTCAGGGAACTCGACATTACTGGTTAATTTATACTAGTTATCGCATCCTCAACGTCTCTTGAATCCTCGTATGTTACCGAAACACAGGAGTTAGATTATGCAGGGATCAAACAGTTGATCATCTCGCGTCATCATCATTGTATGAGCAGACACATGACGCAGAGAAGGTGATTGCAGATCGAGGGTTGGGCTAAATCTGTTTTCGAATTAGTTAGTTCTGTCATCAAACTTGTGACTGTACAAATCATCTTTGaatataattcattttctttaacACTGGTCTTGAACTTAAACCGAAGAACTAACCGCCTCGAACCTGAATCAGGCATGCTCTCTTGAAGCAGGGAATACAAGAGCTGTTTCGCGTGCTAACTTTCATTCTCGAAGCTCTACCATTTCATCATGCAAATTTAGTTCGAGCTAGGCAAAGTGGCTCATGCTTTTCTTGCCTTGACCTTTTATGTCCCATCTGATTTTTTCCACTTAAACGTAGAATTTCCAAACAGATAAATAAGTTTTTATGCCTGCGTCTTACGAGGGATTCGTGTTATCTTGTTCTTCGTGCTTCAATCTTTTGTTTCTGTTTGTTCATTGTCTGTTTGGGTTGATCGATAGATGAGGCCTCCCTGCTGTGACAAGATGCACGTAAAAAGGGGCCCATGGAGTGAGGAAGAAGATGCAAAGATTCTTGCCCATGTATCGAAGCACGGGACTGGCAATTGGACTTCTGTCCCTAAGAAAGCAGGTTCAGGGATCGTTATTAGCTTTGCAGGGATCGACTGATTTTACATAGCCGAGTTTCATATTTATGCACTATTTGCAGGGCTTTGGAGATGTGGAAAGAGCTGCAGGCTTCGATGGACTAATTACCTAAGGCCAGAACTGAAACATGAGAGCTTCTCCGTTGAAGAGGAGGATCTCATCATTAAGCTCCATGCCGCCATTGGTAGCAGGTCTGTCCATTTTCGAATAATGCTTCTGCGATTTCGAGTCTGCAATGCTGCTTTGATGTATGTTTCACATCAGTACGGTGGAGAGCTGTTACTTCATTCGAGTATATATAGACATGTTTGGATTCATGAAAGATCCCTTCAAACCGATCTTATGGAAGCCAGactttttttgatgaatatgGAAGTCATACTCTAAATGAGAAACATTTCAACATTCAGTTTTCCGTCTTTTGATTTCACAAATGCGCTCATGTGGTAATTTATCTCTTTATTCTTCTTGTGGTGTCAAACATGGAGATTAACGAAAATGCGGTTGTTCAAATGACCAGTACTGTCTTACACGTAAAAACAAATACAACACTAGATTATATGTTTTGTATATCCCGAGTTTCTCTTGTTTTCCTTACATCGGaacttcttcacatttcctgGAGCAACCTTCATCAATCATCACCCTTACTGCACCTGAGATTCATCATCAGGAAATGCcgatgccaattgaaaaagatTGATTTCACCTGAACAAGTTTTGGCTTTTATGAGGTGAATCCGATATGTTATCACATTTCGATGCTGCTTCAGGATATGTCTATGGACGAATTTATTGTCACGGCAATCATATTCGGACTTTGTTCGAGGCCATTGTGTGAACACTTACGTTACCTGGACTCCAGAGTGCAACAAAATCTTATTCCTCTGTCAACTCGTGTCCTTTCGGGCTAATTTAGTTTTTCCTGACAAGAGCCAAATAATGCATCAGATCCTGGCTGACTGCAAAAGAACATTcccatttaaaatttaataagtcGGTATACTCAGACAACCTTCCCAGCATGTGTTTTTCGATTAGACGAGCAATGCTAATGATTCCGTCTTATGTATCGGTCATATATTCAGGTGGGCCATAATAGCCCAGCAACTCCCAGGGAGAGCAGACAATGACGTGAAGAACTACTGGAACACGAAGCTGAAGAAGAAGCTCACGGAAAAGGGAATCGATCCGATCACGCACAGGCCATTCTCCCAGATCCTGAGAGACTATGACAGTATAGGTGGGGTCCCGACCCAAAACCGAATCGGGTGCATCAACAAGGACCTTAAGAACGCCTTCTATACGGGACAAGGAGGGGGATTTGCTGGCCTAAACTCCTACCATCAGATGTCCCATACGGCGGTGAAACCTGAAACCCCAGAGAACTGCTACTCCCTGGACCTTCTTGCTCAACTCCAAGCCATAAAACTCGTGACGGAGGGCTCAAGCTGTTCCACTGCCCACGAGAGCTTATCGTTGTCACCCAATTTCATCAATGCAGGGTGTTTTCTGCCATCATCCTCATCAAcatcctcatcctcttcttcctcgtcTTCCTCATCTTCCTCAACCTGCTCCACAGCAGTGGCGGCTCAAGAGAAGCCGCTGACTCATAATTTCAGCTGGAGCGAGTTTCTTCTTGAGGACACGAACTTGGCCCCGACTGAACAAGAAAAAACCACTGCGAATGGAGGAGGGCAAAAACAGGCAGGAGACGGAGAGCTCTATTGTCCCGGTAACGATGGCTTCAGTGGCACCTGTCTCCAAGCTTCACCATCCTCCGGTAGCTCGTTTGTGGAAGACATGCTGAAGAGAGATGGAGACATGTTCATGGAGTTTCCTGAACTGTGGGAAGAACCACACTACTAGTAGCTCAGTTTCGAGGAAAAGAGAAACATAGTTGAGAATAACGAGGACTGTGTTCGAGTTTTATTTTCCTGTTAGGAACTTAAAGAAATTGTTATCATCGGCTTCATAGAAAGATGAAGCACTCATTCGCTTTCTAGTCGATACTGAGACAGATAATATCTGTTTGTTTTTGGATAAAGATCTTCCGCATTGCCCATCATGAAGTCCAGACTCCATGATATTTTATGTAGTGTTTGGTTTGCTAAGTGTTATTTTAGAAttacaattttaaattaactctacccactacaaaataaaataactcatacaaaatctaaatctgattttaaaatcctactatgaaaccaaacaagccattaaaGTTTAGAAAGAGACAGACAAAAGGGTTTACTGCATTAATAGTGAAAAAGcagaataaatacaaaatgacTCATAATTGAATTCCTAAACACTGCAACCCACAAACACACGTTACCAACTACTTGCTTGACCAGAAAATCGGCAACTAACATCCTAAAAAATAGCCACAATAGCTAGTCACTCCTAAAGAATAGGACTTCAATAAAACAGAACAAACGCGGCAGTGAAACAACAGTAAAAACGGCAGCTCTTGATTCACTAACATTCTCCTCATGAGCTGTACACACACCCAACTTGTCTCTACGAGcttcaaaatgaccaaaactGAATGActtagtaaatatatatgcaagtTGGTTGTCTTAACTGCAATACACCAGATTCACTTCACCTAATCTCTACACCTCTCTCAAGAAGTAATACTTAACTTTGAAATGCTTTGTTCTTCCATGAAAAATTAGATTCTGTGAAATGGCTAGAGTAGCTTGATTATTCACAAATACTTCTATGCCTTTTTTGTGCTCCAAATGCAGATCATCCATCACCTTCTCCAACCATATTACTTGATTTACAATTGCATTTGCTGCAATGAACTGAACTTTTGTAGTTGATTGAGCCACCAACTTCTGCTTCTTTGAAACCAAGAAAAATATCATGATCCAAATGTGAGGTAATAACCAAAGGTGCTTCTCATGTCTTCCATTGATCCAGTCCAATCACTGTCAGAATACCCCCACAACTTAAACTTCTGAACTCTGCAGAACTTAATCCCATATGAAAGAGTAACCTTCAAGTACCTTAGCATCTCTTTGCAGCTACCATATGCAACTCACTTGTACAATTAAGAAATCTAGACAAGACACTTACAGGAAACATGATGTCTGGCCTAGTTGCAGTGAATTACATCAAACAGCCAATCATGCTCCTGTAAAGGCTTTCATCTACAGAAGTTGCACCATTATTCTTCTACCGCCTCTCTTTCTTACTTATTGGAGAACTCATACTTTTACACTCCTCCATACTGAATCTCTTCAAGATCTCCTTCAAATACTTTTTCTGATAGATAAAAACTTCATTTTGAGTCTGCCTAACCTCCATCCCCAGGATATAAGACATCTCACGAGATCAGTCATTTCAAACATCTTCATTATCTCTTGCTTGAATGCAGTAATCTGAGCACCATTACTCCCTGTTACCagcatatcatccacataaagAGACACCATCACTAAGTCAGATACTGACTTATTGACATATAGGGTGGATTCATTGAGACTTTTCTTAAAACCCAATCCCAGCAAGTGATCATCCATCTTATTGTACCATGCTTTGGGAGCTTGCCTCAAGCCATAAAGAGCCTTCCTTTCTCAGAAAATAAACTTTCTCCTCATGGCCTGGTGTGACAAATCCTTATGGCTGCTCAACATAAATCTCCTCATGCAGCACTCCATTCAAAAATGCAGATTTCACATGTAACTGATACACTTTCCATCCTCGTTGAGCTGCCAAAGTAAAAATCATTCTATTTGTATCCAATCTTGCCACAGGATCAAAGGTTTCAGAGCAATCGACTTCCCAAACCTATGCATATCCCTTCATCACCGACCTAGCCTTATGCTTTTTCATTGAGCCATTAGGATTGAGTTTGGTCCTGAAAACCCATTTTACTCCGATCACCTTCCTGTCTTCAAGCTTCTCCACTAACTCTCCACTAACTCTTCCAACTTGTCTTTCATTGCACTCATCCATCTCTAAGCATTCTTGGCTTCTTCAAATCCCGTTGGCTCCAGAACAGCTACACTGCACCTCTGGTATATATCAGCCAAAGATTTGGTGCCTCTAACTGAAATATCATCCACCAATTTATCTTACTCCAAAGACACCATCTTTGGTTTGTTTTGAGTGTTACCAGCCCAATTCCACTTTTCATCTTTCAGGAACTGAACATCCATACTTGTAATTACTTTTCCTGTCTTAGGTTAATATATTTTGTAGGCTTTTCACACAATATTGTAGCCAACAAACACACTTGGTTCATCCTTCTCTCCCAGCTTGTCCCTCTTGACTTGTGGAACATGAGAGAAGCACAAACAGCAAAACACCTTcaaatttttcaaaactaGCTTGACACCAAACCAAGCTTCAAAGGGTGTCTTCTTCTCcaaccaccccccccccccccccccccccccccccccccccccgcagGTAGTCtgttcagcaaaaaaaaaaaaactgcttTGTGTTTGCTGCTTTtgcctcaattttttttggcagATTCTTTGCATGCAACAAACACTTGGTCATCTCCATAATGGTTCTATTTTTCCTCTCACTAACTCCACTTTACTGTGGAGAGTACGGAGTAGTAAGTTGATACTCGATTCTAGCTTCCTCACAAAAAGAGTTAAACCTCTGTGAAGTGTATTCTATTCCATTGCCAAATTTGATGACCTGAATTTTGCAGCCACTTTGATTCTCAATCCATCTCTTAAACTTCAGAAACACTTCAGTAACTTCTGAATTTTGCTTCGTGAAGTAAATCCAGCACATTCTCGTATAATCgtcaatgaaaataataaaatacatgTTGTCATTTAGTGGAGTTACTTGTGGACCACAAAGGTCAGTTGTAGCTTCTATGTGGTCTCCAAGTGGATCCCTTGAAGAGAAGTCTAGTCTGCTTGCCCAAACAAACAAGCCTTACAGCTTGGGAACTACTCCTCCGGGTTTGGTAACCCATTTGCTATCTCATTTTTCTACATAAACTGCAAGCCTTTAGGATGGAAGTGCCCCAACCTCTTGTGCCATATCTCTAAATCACTGAGTTGACACATGAATGTCACTTGCTCCTTCTCGAGTAGGTTCAAGGCAAAACTCTTGTGCTACATTATTATCTTGAACAACTCCTGACCACTGGAGTCAAAGATTAAACGCTGTCTTTCTTCAAATATTAGCTTAAACATCTCCTCAAGCAGCTGACCAACACTTAAGAGGTTCTAATCAATCTCTGACACATACATCACATCAGAAATCAGCTTAGTTCCAGCACAACTCTCTATTACTACAATCCCTTTACCTTTTACCTCTAAGTACTCTCTATACCCAATCCTCATTCTTGACTTTACTGACTTGTCAAGATCTCTAAATAGCTTTTCATCACTTGTCATATGGTTTGTATAACCACTATCAACAACCCAACTATCACATGGAGTACTAGAAGCGAAACAAGATGCAATAAAATAGTTGATCTACCTCTTATTGGACGACAACATGTGCCTTATCTTGCTGTTGATCTCCCTTTTCTTTGCAGAACTTCTCAATGTGCCCAAGTTTATGACATCTTCTGCACCTTACATTTGGCCTCTTCCAACGCCTAAAAGGGGGATGATTTTGTTTTCCACAATGCTTGCATGGAGAGTACCTCCCTCCTTTGTTGCATGCACTGCCTTCTCTTGTAGCATCCTCTGAGCTAATGTCATtccctttcttccttttccacTTCTTCTCTTTCCTTCCAGAATTTAGTTGCACTTTGGCCATTAGAACTCCTTCTACACTTCCTTCCATCCTCATTGACCTCCTATGTTCTAGTGCTTATAGAGCACTAATCAATTCTGCTAGCTTGATATGAGACAAATCCTTGGTATTCCCCAAAGAGGCAATGGTTACCTCGTACCTCTCAGGCAAAGAAACAAGGATCTCCTGCACCAACCTATTGTCAGAAGGTTAATACCAAGTATTCTTGCCTTGTTTGCAATGTTTATCAACTTGGTTTAATAATCCTTGATTGTCTCAGACTCCTTTATTTGCAATCTCTCAAATTCCCTAACCAGATTCGACACCTTTATGCTCTTAATCCTTTCATCTCCTTGATACTTAGCTTTGAGGAAGTCTCAGATTGCTATGGCTGATTCACAAGCCATAATCCTGCTGAAAATGGCAGGTGAAAAACAACAGCATACAAACAAGCTTTGGTCTTGGCTTTTCTGGTTGTCCTTTCCTTGTGATACCTGATTTGATTCAGGGTTGGATTGTCAGGAAGTGCAGCCACCTCATAATCGTTTTCCGCTGGTTCCCTGTAATCACAACCCTCTAGATAGGTTTGCATTCTCACTGCCCAAGCTTGATAATTCTCCCCATCAAATACTGGTGGAGCCAAGGCAGAGAAACTGCTCGATCTTGCTTCTATGTTGTGTCAACTCCTATGGATGCAGACACGCCTCTCAATCACTCTCACAAGTCACTCTCACAGCCCCTTAAGATCGGTAGGCTATGATACCAATGATGTTTTAAAGTTGGGGAAGAGACAAACAAAAGGAATAGAATTGAAAGGGATTACTGCATTAATCGTGAAAGTGcagaataaatacaaaatgacTCATAACTGAATTCCTAAACACCGCAACCCACAAAGACACGTTACCAACTACGTGCTTGACCAGAAAAACAGCAATTGACATCCTAAAAAATAGCCACGGTAGCTAGTCACTCCTAAGGACTAGGACTTCAATAAAACAGAACAGAGACAGCAATAAAACAGGAGTAAAAACAGCAGCTCGTAGTTCACTAACACTCCAGAGCGGCTTCTGGTCTAGATAAGTCAAATGTCTTCCATCTAACTCTTGGCACTAATCAAGCTGATGCGAACGGTCGAGATTCAAATGTCACTGACGCTAAAAGCTCAAACAAAAAATTCGGTTTCTCATCAGTCAACTGGCGTTGCATAATTTGTCCaggtaaaaaggaaaagttatcTCCATTAATTACAAGATTAGCAAATCCGAATGAACAAAAGGTACGTAAAAACGTGGAATAGCTACAATACTATATTTTGTATGACTAACAGACGAATCCAAATAGATCGGGGAATCAAATAGTTTCTTTGGGCCGAAGAAAGGACTTCTGACTTCAGTTTGGGCTATGATATAGGTACTCAAACCATTGAAAATGGGCCTTCAAGATTCGACGATAGATGCATGTCTCTCAACCTTCGGATGGAAGAACACAGGTACAacatcaaattaaaatatcGAACAGTCGCATCAAGCAATTCGACGAATTCCATGGAACCGTAAAAATTACACCAATTAAGTTCAAGGGAAATTCCGGAAAGGGACCAGACAGAGGAGAAGAAGTTGAATAATGGAAAATGCAGGTTGAGGTAACGTGTAAGTGAATGTGAGGCATCTTTACTTCACCAGCAATAAAACTGACTTCACGAGCAATTTGGTAACCTTATCTTGAGGGAACCTTAGCTGCCTTGCCATTTAAAGACATATTACACACTTGTCATAGTTTCGAAACTGATCGAAATCGATCCCCATGATAACGAAACTTGAGCATAATCCTCCTGTCCATCTCTAAAGATTCCGGATTCCCCCATACAGCTTTGGAGAAACTTCAATGAAAATGAGTCTCTACCATAACCAAGGTGGGTGGGAACCGGAATGTTAGGATGATCATAAGAGAGGGGAAGGATTTCACAGAATCACAGACAGAATGGTTGACCTGATTTGGTTATGCAGATCCCGTATTATTGATGACCTCCATAGTTATGAAACTTGATACCGAGTCTGAGAAACACGGTCTAGTGAGTAGGGAGTGGGTCGTTTTCTCACAGGGACCCGTCGATGGTGGAAATAAGTATCGACTGGCACAACCGAACAGCAATTTAATGGATGGAATCCTATCTTAGGGATGGGTTCAAAGGGACTTTCCGGTGACTAATAAGTAGAGATTGGTTAGATTATTTATGATATCAGATTTATGGTGGACAAGTTAGGCAAGTTTTCTGCATATGAACATGAAGGTTCCATTTTGGACATACCGATCACAATGGTGAATTCATTATGATGACGATGAAATTAAAGAAGAGGGGTTCTGGCACCAATAACGACTTAATCATGAAGACTCGTGAACCATGACGCGTTCACGTCTATGCGAATACGTAAATGTTATTGAGATGACTActcaaggaaaaaaagaataaacatACGAAGAGTTCGTGTTTGATACACAAAATGATCCTGGTCAAT
This region includes:
- the LOC116188312 gene encoding transcription factor MYB35-like — translated: MRPPCCDKMHVKRGPWSEEEDAKILAHVSKHGTGNWTSVPKKAGLWRCGKSCRLRWTNYLRPELKHESFSVEEEDLIIKLHAAIGSRWAIIAQQLPGRADNDVKNYWNTKLKKKLTEKGIDPITHRPFSQILRDYDSIGGVPTQNRIGCINKDLKNAFYTGQGGGFAGLNSYHQMSHTAVKPETPENCYSLDLLAQLQAIKLVTEGSSCSTAHESLSLSPNFINAGCFLPSSSSTSSSSSSSSSSSSSTCSTAVAAQEKPLTHNFSWSEFLLEDTNLAPTEQEKTTANGGGQKQAGDGELYCPGNDGFSGTCLQASPSSGSSFVEDMLKRDGDMFMEFPELWEEPHY